The region GACCGGCATCGAGGTCGCCTACAGCGAGGACGTCGACGACAACGACTCCTACTACGCCAAGGTCGGGCCGCAGCTGCGCGCCGGCCAGAGCATCGACCGCGACATCTTCACCTTCACCGACTGGATGGCCGCCCGCGTGATCCGCGACCAGCTGTGCCAGCCGCTCGAGCTGATCCAGATGCCCAACGTGGTCAACAACCTGCTCCAGCCGCTCAAGGACGTCTCCTTCGACCCCGGCCGCCAGCACTCGATCACCTGGCAGAGCGGCTTCGCCGGGATCGGCTACAACAAGGCGAAGGTCGGCCGCGAGCTGAAGACCCTCGACGACCTCTGGAGCGACGACCTCAAGGGCCGCATCGTGGTGCTCTCGGAGTTCCGGGACACCGCAGGCCTGGTGATGCAGTCGCAGGGCGTCGACATCGACAGCGACTGGGGCAAGGCGCAGTTCGAGGCGGCGCTCGACTTCATCGAGGGCAAGATCGAGGACGGCTACATCCGCAAGGTGAAGGGGAACTCCTACATGGAGGACCTCACCAGCGGCAACGCCGTCGCCGGCATCACCTGGAGCGGCGACATCTTCGTGCTCGCCGCCGACACGGGCGACGACAACTGGACCTTCACCGTGCCGGAGTCCGGCGGCACGCTCTGGTCCGACAACATGCTGGTGCCGATCACCTCCACGCACCGGTCCAACGCCGAGAAGCTGATGGACTACTACTACGACCCGGCCGTGGCCGCGCAGGTCGCCGCGTGGGTCAACTACGTCTGCCCGGTCGACGGCGCGCAGGCGGAGATGGAGAAGATCGACCCGACGCTGGCCGAGAGCCCCTTCATCTTCCCCACGGCCGACTACATCGCCGAGCACAACATCCAGTCCTTCCGGGTGCTCACGGCCGACGAGGACATCGAGTTCGCCGACCTCTGGTCCACGAAGGTGATGGGGAACTGACATGGCCGGATTCCGCGAGGCGCGCGGCGACCTCAAGCTGGAGAGCGTGACCAAGTCGTTCGGCGACTTCACCGCCGTCGACGACATCGACCTGCTGGTCCCCCGAGGATCCTTCTTCGCCCTGCTCGGCCCCTCCGGCTGCGGCAAGACGACCACCCTGCGGATGATCGCCGGGCTGGAGCAGCCGACCGCCGGGCGGGTCCAGATCGGCGACACCGACCTCACCGGCTCGCGCCCCTACGAGCGGCCCGTCAACACCGTCTTCCAGTCCTACGCCCTCTTCCCGCACCTGACCATCCGCGACAACGTCGCGTTCGGCCCGAAGCGCCGCAAGGAGCCCGACGCGGCCAAGCGGGCGGACGACGCGCTCGAGCTGGTCCAGATGACGCAGTTCGCCGGGCGCAAGCCCGCCCAGCTCTCCGGTGGCCAGCAGCAGCGCGTGGCGCTGGCGCGGGCACTGGTCAACCACCCCGAGGTCCTGCTCCTCGACGAGCCGCTCGGTGCCCTCGACCTCAAGCTGCGCCGCGAGATGCAGGTGGAGCTCAAGCGGATCCAGACCGAGGTCGGGCTCACCTTCATCCACGTCACCCACGACCAGGAGGAGGCCATGACCATGGCCGACACGGTCGCGGTGATGAACAAGGGCCACATCGAGCAGCTCGGCGCCCCGGCCCAGCTATACGACCTCCCCCGCACCCGCTTCGTCGCCAACTTCCTCGGCCAGGCCAACACCGGTGTCGGCACCATCGAGGGCACCGACGGCGACCGCCTGGTGGCCGACGTCCTCGGCACCAAGGTGCAGGTCCTCAGGTCCCGCTCGCAGGTGCAGGACGGCGAGCTCATGTTCGGCGTACGTCCCGAGAAGGTGACCGTCTCGCGCAAGCAGCCCGACGGCGTCGGAAACGACGTCAAGGGCGTCGTGCGCGACGTGTCGTTCCTCGGGGTGGCGACGAGCTACCTCGTCGACATGCCGAGCGGCACGACGTGGAGCTGCTACGAGCAGAACCTCGACGTCGACCCCGTCGACCTCCGACCCGGCGACGAGGTCTGGCTGACCTGGAACCCCGCCCACGCCTTCGGCGTGGAGGTGGACTGACATGAGCGCCCTCGCCCAGGTGGCGGGCGACCCCGCGGTCGATCCGGCGGCGCCCGCGCCCGAGACGGCCAGGCGCAGCCCGACGGCGTACCTCCTGCTGCTGCCGGGCGTGCTCTGGCTCGGCGTCTTCTTCATCCTGCCGCTGGTGCAGCTGGCGTCGGTGAGCCTGCAGAGCCGCTTCCCCGGCTTCCCGGGCTACTACTACCGCGACCTGAACTTCGAGAACTACGTCAGTGCGCTGACCGACTACGCCCCGCACTTCGCGCGGTCGTTCGTGTACGCCGGCCTCGCGACGTTCCTCGCGTTCGCCGTCGCCTACCCGCTGGCCTACGCGATGGCGTTCAAGGCCGGCAAGTGGCGCAACCTGATGATGATCTGCGTCGTCGCGCCGTTCTTCACCTCGTTCATCCTGCGCACCTTCGCGTGGTCGCAGATCCTGGCCGACGAGGGCTGGGTCGCGCAGACGCTGAACCTCCTGCACCTGCTGCCGAGCGGGCACATCATCAACACCCCGCTCGCCGTGGTCGCGGGCCTGACCTACAACTTCCTGCCCTTCATGGTGCTGCCGATCTACGCCTCGCTCGAGCGGGCCGACCCGCGGATCATCGAGGCCGGCGGCGACCTCTACGCCAACGGCTTCACGACCTTCCGGACCGTGACCCTGCCGATGTCGATGCCCGGCGTGCTCGCGGGCACGCTGCTGACCTTCATCCCGTCCGCGGGTGACTTCGTGAACATGGAGCTGCTCGGCCCCCAGCGCGGGAAGATGGTCGGCAACGTCATCAACGACCAGTTCCTCGCCATCCCCGGCGGCTACCCGGTGGCGGCCGCGCTGTCGTTCACGCTGATGGCCGCGATCCTGGTGATGGTCTTCCTCTACGTACGCCGGTTCGGCACCGAGGAGCTGGTGTGAGGTGGCCACGATGACGACTCCCACGACGACGCCCACGACGCCCGCATCACCGGCGTACAAGCCCTCGGCAGCCAAGCGCGCACAGCTCTGGCTGGCCAACCACTTCGCGATGCTCTCCGCGATCCTGGTGCTGCTCTACCTGTTCCTGCCGGTGGCCTACACCTTCGCCTTCTCCTTCAACGACCACGGCAAGACCAACATCGTGTGGCAGGGCTTCACCTGGAAGCACTGGCAGGACCCGTGCCGCGTGTCCGGGGCGTGCGAGTCGCTGGTGACCTCGCTCCAGGTGGGTGCGCTCTCGACGGCGATCGCCACCGTGATGGGCACGATGATGGCGCTGGCCATGGTGCGCTACAAGTTCCGCGGCAAGGCGGCCAGCAACGTGCTGATCTTCGTGCCGATGGCCACGCCGGAGATCGTGATGGGCGCGGCCCTGCTGACGATCTTCGTGCAGGGCTTCGCCAACGTGGGCATCAGCCTGGGCTTCGGCACGATCGTCTTCGCGCACATCATGTTCTGCCTGAGCTTCGTGGTGGTGACGGTCAAGGCGCGCATCCAGTCCCTCGACCCCCGGATCGAGGAGGCGGCGCAGGACCTCTACGCCAGCCCGATGCAGACCTTCTGGAAGGTGACCTTCCCGCTGATCCTGCCGGGCATCGCGGGTGCGGCGATGCTGGCCTTCTCGCTGTCGTTCGACGACTTCATCATCACCAACTTCGTCTCCGGCAACGAGTCCACGTTCCCCAAGTTCGTCTACGTCGCGTCGCGCCGTGGCATCCCTGCCGAGGCCAACGTCATCGGCTTCTCGATGTTCGTGCTCGCGGTCCTGCTCGTCATCGGCGCGCAGGTCGTGGGCTCGTTGCGGGCATCCAAGTACAAGGAGTGAGTGAGCAAGTGCCGGAACCCATGCGGGTGCTGATGGTCGGGGCGGGTGGCGTCGGCGACGCCGCTGCCCGGATCGCCGTCGAGCGTGACTTCTTCGAGGCCTGGGTGGTCGCCGACTACGACCTCGACCGGGCCGGGCGGACCGTCGAGGCGGCTCGCGGACGTCGTCCGGGCGAGGAGCGGTTCAGTGCCGCCCGGGTCGACGCCTCCGACGCCGAGGCCGTCGCCGCGCTCGCGCGGGAGGTGCGGGCCACCCACGTCTTCAACGCCGTCGACCCGCGCTTCGTGATGCCGATCTTCACCGGCGCGCTGGCCGCGGACGCCCACTACCTCGACATGGCGATGAGCCTGTCGGTGCGGCACCCCGAGGAGCCCTACTCCCAGGTCGGCGTGAAGCTCGGCGACGAGCAGTTCGCGCTCGCCGGCGAGTGGGAGCGGGCCGGCCGGCTCGCCCTGCTCGGCATCGGTGTCGAGCCCGGCCTCTCCGACGTCTTCGCGCGCTACGCCGCCGACGAGCTCTTCGACCACATCGACGAGCTCGGCACCCGCGACGGCGCCAACCTGGTCATCCGCGACGACGACGGCAACGAGGTCTTCGCGCCCGGCTTCTCGATGTGGACGATCATCGAGGAGTGCCTCAACCCGCCCGTCGTGTGGGAGCGCGCGCGTGGCGGCGGCGACCTCGAGGCCGGCTTCTTCACGCTCCCACCCTTCTCCGAGCCCGAGGTCTTCGACTTCCCCGAGGGCATCGGGCCGGTCGAGTGCGTGCACGTCGAGCACGAGGAGGTCCTCCTCATGCCGCGCTGGGTCGAGGCCGACCGGGTGACGTTCAAGTACGGCCTGGGCGAGGAGATGATCGCCATCCTCCGCACGCTCCACACGCTCGGCCTCGACTCGGTCGAGCCGGTCAGCGTCAAGGGCGTGCAGGTGTCGCCCCGCGACGTGGTCGCGGCCTGCCTCCCGGACCCCGCGACGATCGGCCCCCGGATGGAGGGCAAGACCTGCGCCGGGATGTTCGTCACCGGCACCGGCAAGGACGGCCTCCCGCGCTCGACGTACCTCTACCACGTGGTCGACAACGCCGACTCGATGCGCGACTACGGCGCGCAGTGCGTCGTGTGGCAGACCGCGATCAACCCCGTCGTCGCGCTGGAGCTCCTGGCCGACGGCACCTGGTCGGGCACCGGCGTGCTCGGCCCCGAGGCGCTGCCCCCCAAGCCGTTCCTCGACCTGCTCGCAGCACCGAAGCCCGAGGGGTACGGATCCCCGTGGGGCATGGAGGAACGATGACACTCACCCAGCAACGCATCCTCGCCACGGAGATCCCGGGCCCGAAGTCGCAGGCCCTCCAGGCCCGCAAGGTCGCGAGCGTCTCCGCCGGCGTCGGCACGACGCTGCCGGTCTACGTCGAGCAGGCGGGCGGCGGCATCCTCCGCGACGTCGACGGCAACCAGCTCATCGACTTCGGCTCGGGCATCGCGGTCACCACGGTCGGCAACGCCTCGCCGCGAGTGGTCGAGGCGGTGCAGCGGCAGGTCGCCGACTTCACCCACACCTGCTTCATGGTCACGCCCTACGAGGAGTACGTCGCCGTCTGCGAGAAGCTCGCCGAGCTCACCCCGGGCGGGCACGAGAAGCGCTCGGCGCTCTTCAACTCCGGCGCCGAGGCGGTGGAGAACGCGGTCAAGGTCGCGCGCCACCACACCGGCCGCGACGCCATCGTCGTCTTCGACCACGCCTACCACGGCCGGACGAACCTCACGATGGCGCTGACCGCGAAGAACATGCCCTACAAGCACGGCTTCGGGCCCTTCGCCGGCGAGATCTACCGCTCCCCCATGGCCTACCCCTACCGCTGGCCCGGTGGCGCGGAGGCGTGCGCCGACGAGGCCTTCGAGGCCTTCGTCTCGACCGTCCACGCCCAGGTCGGCGAGGACAACTGCGCGGCCGTGCTCATCGAGCCGATCCAGGGCGAGGGCGGCTTCATCGTCCCGCCGCCGGGGTGGTTGAAGCGCGTCTCCGAGTGGTGCGCCGAGCACGACATCCTGCTCATCGCCGACGAGATCCAGACCGGGTTCGCGCGCACCGGCGACTGGTTCGCCTGCGACCACGAGGGTGTCGTGCCCGACCTGGTCACCACCGCCAAGGGCATGGCCGGCGGCCTCCCGCTGGCCGCCGTCACCGGTCGCGCCGAGGTGATGGACTCCGTCCACGTCGGTGGCCTGGGCGGCACCTACGGCGGCAACCCGGTCGCCTGCGCGGCCGCGCTGGCCGCGATCGAGACGATGGAGGCCTCCGACCTCCCATCACGCGCCCGCGAGATCGAGGCGATCTTCCTGCCCCGGCTGCGGGCGCTCGCCGAGCGGCACCCCGACCGCGTGGGCGACATCCGCGGCCGCGGCGCGATGCTGGCGGTGGAGCTCGTCAGCGACGGCCCCGGTCGTACGCCGGACGCGGCGCTCGCCGGTGCGGTCCACCGGGCCTGCTCGGCCGAGGGCCTGGTGACGCTCACCTGCGGCACCTTCGGCAACGTGTTCCGCTTCCTGCCGCCGCTGGCCATCGGCGACGACCTGCTCGTCGAGGGCCTCGACGTCTTCGAGGCTGCCTTCGACGCCGCCGCCAGTGGCAAGGTGGAGGGATGACGAGCAACGACTCCGTGATCACGTCCGTCCCCACCCGGCTCCTCATCGGCGGCGAGTGGGTCGATGCCACCGGCGGCGCCACCTTCGAGGTCACCAACCCGGCCAACGACGAGGTGCTCGCGAGCATCGCCGACGCCACGCCCGCCGACGGCGAGCGCGCGCTCGCCGCGGCCGCCGGTGCGCAGGCCGAGTGGCGCGCGACCGAGCCCCGCAAGCGGGGCGAGATCCTGCGCAGCGCCTTCGAGCTCCTCACCGAGCGGGCCGACGACTTCGCCCGGCTGATGACGCTCGAGATGGGCAAGGCCCTCCCGGAGGCGAAGGGCGAGGTCGCCTACGGCGCCGAGTTCTTCCGCTGGTTCTCCGAGGAGGCGGTGCGCATCCACGGGCGCTACGCCGAGGCGCCCGCCGGCAACACCCGCCTGATCACGATGAAGGGGCCGGTGGGCCCGACGCTGATGATCACGCCGTGGAACTTCCCGCTCGCGATGGGCACGCGCAAGATCGGCCCGGCGATCGCCGCCGGCTGCACGATGGTGGTCAAGCCGGCCGCGGAGACCCCGCTCACCATGCTGGCGCTCGCCGCCCTGCTCGAGGAGGTGGGCCTGCCGAAGGGCGTGCTCAACGTGGTCACCACGACCGACTCGGGCGGCGTCTGCGAGCCGATCATCAAGGACTCGCGGCTGCGCAAGCTGACCTTCACCGGGTCGACGGCCGTGGGCAAGAAGCTCGTCGCGCAGGCGGCCGACCAGCTGCTGCGGGTGTCGATGGAGCTCGGCGGCAACGCACCGTTCATCGTCTTCGGCGACGCCGACCTCGACGCCGCCGTCGACGGGGCGATGCTCGCGAAGATGCGCAACATCGGCGAGGCCTGCACCTCGGCCAACCGCTTCCTCGTCCACTCGGCCGTCGCCGAGGAGTTCGCCGAGAAGCTCGCGGCGCGGATGGGGGCGATGAAGGTCGGCGACGGCACCCAGGAGGGCGTCGAGGTCGGTCCGCTCATCACGGAGAAGGCCCGCACTGGGGTGCACGAGCTCGTCGAGGACGCCGTCTCGGCCGGCGCCCAGGCCGTCGTCGGCGGGGCGATCCCCGAGGGGCCCGGTCACTTCTACCCGCCCACGGTCCTGGTCGACGTACCCGCCACCGCGCGCGTGCTCCGCGAGGAGATCTTCGGTCCCGTCGCGCCGATCACGACCTTCGACAGCGAGGAGGAGGCGATCGCCAGCGCGAACGACACCGAGTACGGCCTGGTCGCCTACGTCTTCTCGAAGACCCACGCCCGGGTCCTGCGGGTCAGCGAGGCCCTGGAGTTCGGCATGGTCGGGCTCAACACCGGCATCGTCTCCAACCCGGCCGCGCCCTTCGGCGGGGTGAAGCACTCCGGCTTCGGGCGCGAGGGCGGCTTCGAGGGGATCGAGGAGTACCTCGAGACCAAGTACGTCGGCAGCGCACTCTGAGGATGGGCACCGCGATCGACCGGGCGCGCCTCGCCACCCTGCATGCGGACGAGGAGCAGCGCTTCATCGACCTGCACCCGACCTCGGCGAGGCTCGCGGCGGAGGCCGGCGAGCACCTGCTCGCCGGCGTCCCGATGCCGTGGATGACCCGGTGGCCGGGGTCGTTCCCGCTCTTCGTCGAGTCGGCCGGGGGTGGCCGGTTCACCGACGTCGACGGGATCGCCTACGTCGACCTCTGCCTCGGCGACACCGGTTCGATGACCGGGCACTGCCTCCCCGCGGTGGCCGACGCCGTGCGCGAGCGGACCGAGCGCGGCATCACGACGATGCTGCCCTCGACCGACGCCGCGTGGGTCGCCGCCGAGCTCAGCCGCCGGTTCGGGCTGCCCCGCTGGCAGATGGCGATGACCGCGACCGACGCCAACCGGTTCGTGCTCCGCTTCGCCCGCCACCTGACCGGCCGGCCTCGCATCGCGGTCATGGACTGGTGCTACCACGGCACCGTCGACGAGACCCTCGGCGTGCTCGAGCACGGCCGGGCCGGCGACCGCGTCGTGCCCCGTCCGGGTGCGCTCGGTCCCCAGGTCGACGTGTCGGTCACGACGGCCGTCGTCCCCTTCAACGACCTCGACGCGCTCGACGCCCGCCTGGCGGAGGGTGACGTCGCCTGCCTGCTCATGGAGCCGGCACTGACCAACATCGGCATCGTGCTGCCCGACGACGGCTACCTCGCAGGTGTACGCGAGATCACCCGCAGGCACGGCGTGCTGCTCGTCAACGACGAGACCCACACCATCTGCGCCGGCCCCGGGGGTGCCACGGCGGCGTGGGACCTCGAGCCCGACCTCGTGGTCATCGGCAAGCCGATCGGCGGCGGCATCCCGGTCGCCGCCTACGGCATGAGCGCCGAGGTGGCGGCCCGGCTCGAGGGACCGATGCTCGGGCACGACATCGACGTGGCGGGAGTGGGCGGCACGCTCTCGGGCTCCGCGCTCGCGATGGCCGCGGTCCGCGCGACCCTGTCGACCGCCCTGCGGCAGGAGGACTTCGACGTCGCGATCCCGCTCGCCGAGTCGTTCACCGACGGCATCCGGGGCGTCATCGACGAGCACGGGCTCCCGTGGCACGTGCAGCGGCTCGGCTGCCGCGCGGAGTACTGGTTCTGCCCTCCCCCGCGTGGTGGCGCCGAGGCCGCGGCCGCCGTCGACGAGGAGCTCGACGCGTTCTTCCACCTCTGGACGGTCAACCGCGGCGTGCTGCTCGCGCCGTTCCACAACATGTCGCTCTTCTCGCCCTTCCACACCCGCGCCGACGTCGACGCGCACACGTCGGCGTTCCGCGGCGCCGTGGAGGCGCTGCTCGGATGACCGGTCAGCGGCGGGTGCCGGGCGACGTGCTCGTCCACCTGCGCCGGGCGCGCGACCACCTCGACCGGCACTTCGACGAGCCGTTCGACCTCGACCACCTCGCGGGGCTCGCCGGGATGAGCCGGTTCCACTTCGCGCGGTCGTTCGCGACGACGTACCGCACGACGCCGGCAGCGTACCTCGCCGCGCGACGGGTCGAGCGCGCCCAGGACCTGCTGCGGGGGGCCAACCTGACGGTGACCGAGGTCTGCCACGCCGTCGGTTACAGCAGCCTCGGGTCGTTCAGCTCGAGGTTCCGCGAGATCGTCGGGGAGAGCCCGAGCGACTTCCAGCGGAGGTACGCCGTCGCCGGCAACCCGCGCATCCCAGGCTGCTACGTCTTCATGGCCGGGCTGGTCGAGCGCGGCAGAGCAACACAGGAGAAGCAGGACGACGCCGGTCGTTCCTAGGCTCGTCGCATGATCACCAACCTCTCCCTCGTGTCCGTCTGGGTGAAGGACATCGACGAGTCCCTCGCCTTCTACACCGACGTCCTCGGCTTCGAGGTCGGCGACGACCTCCAGCTCGGTCCCGACTTCCGCTGGTGCACCGTCTTCCACCCGAAGCAGCCCGAGATCCACCTCCACCTGACGACGCCGAGCGGTCCCCTGCCCGACTACCTGATCGAGGCGATGCGCCGCGCGCAGGACGAGGGCGGCCTGCCGGGCGTCGGGATGGACGTCGACGACTGCCGCGCGACCTACGAGGAGCTCAAGGCCAAGGGAGTGGAGTTCCTCCAGGAGCCCGAGGAGCGGCCCTACGGCGTCGAGGCGCTGATGCGCGACAACTCCGGCAACTGGATGGTGCTCGTGGAGAGGCGCGAGTTCACCCCGGAGGACTTCGAGGGCGTCGACCTCGGCTGACTAGCCGATCACGCCCGCTGCGCGCGCCGCTGCGGCGTACGCCGTCGCGAGGCTGTCGACGGTCTCGTGGGCGTTGAGGCCCGACGGGTTGGGCACCACGAAGACGCTCGAGCTGCCCCACGGCTCGGGCTGCTCGCCGACCTTCGCGGCCCGGTCTCCGAAGGCGGTGCGGTAGGCCGTGATGCCGGCGACCGCCACCACGCGCGGGCTGCGCCGGGCCACCAGCTCCTCCAGGAGGGCACCGCCTGCGCGGAGCTCGTCGCGGGTGAGCTCGTCGGCCCGGGCGGTGGCCCGCGCGACGACGTTGGTGATGCCGATCCCCCGGTCGCGCAGCGTCTCGCGGTCCGTGTCGCTCATCCCCGCCGCCGGGTCGATCGGCGCGGTGAGGATCCCGGCCCGCAGCAGCGCCGGGTAGAACCGGTTGCCGGGGTGCGCGAAGTGGGTCTGGGTCGCAGCCGTCCACAGACCGGGGTTGATGCCCACGAAGAGCAGCCGCAGGGGCCGGCCCGGCGGCGGGAGCAGGTCGGGCACCTCGGTGTCGCGGAAGGACTCGAGCTCGGCCCTGGTGAACCCCATCGCCGTCAGCGCGGGGCGTGGCGCCGCAGGCCGGCTCCCAGCCCCATCCGGATCGCCCCGCACGCCTCGAGCACGGCCTCCCGACCGGAGCGCCCGACACCGGTCGTGCTGACGAAGGCGTGGATGAGGCTGTCGTGGCGGCGCAGCGCGACGGGTACGCCGGCCTCCGCGAGGCGGCGGGCGTAGGCCTCGCCCTCGTCGCGCAACGGGTCGAAGCCGGCGGTCGCGACGTAGGCCGGCGGCAGCCCGGTCAGGTCCTCGGCCAGCAGCGGCGAGACGCGCGGATCGGTGCGGTCGGCGTCGCCGAGGTAGCGCTCGGTGTACCAGTCCATCTGCTTCTCGGTGAGGTAGAAGCCGTCGGCGAACTCACGGTAGGACGCGCTCTGCCGGCTGGTGTCGGTGACCGGGTAGAGGAGCAGCTGGAACGCCGGGTGCACCTGGGCCTTCGCGAGGTCCTGGCACAGCACTGCCGAGACGTTGCCGCCCGCGCTGTCACCGCCCACCCCGATCCGGTGCGCGTCGTGGCCCCACGCGGCGGCCTTCGACGCGGCGAACATGAACGCCGCCCGGGCGTCGTCGAGCGCTGCCGGGAACGGGTGCTCGGGGGCGAGGCGGTAGTCGACCGCGAGCACCGACACCCCGGCGTGCTCGGCCAGGAAGCGGCAGACCGTGTCGTGGCTGTCGAGCGAGCCGACCACGAAGCCGCCTCCGTGGAAGTAGACGAGCAGGCGGTCGGCGTCGTCGCGGTGGGCGAGGTAGCGGCGGCCGGTGATCGGGCCGGCGAAGGTCGGGATCTCGACGTCCTCGACGAGCGCCATCGGCAGCGGACGACCGCCGAACAGCGCAGCCTCCTCGTCGACGCGGCGTCTCGCCGCCTCCGCCGTCAGCTGGGTGTAGTCGCTCTCGGGCAGCGCGTCGAGCAGGCGCAGGGCCGCCGCCACCTCGGGCTCGAGCACGGCGCCGGCCCGGTTGACCCGCCGCCCGCCGACGAGGCTCTGCACGCGGTCGGGCGCCCGCCCGAAGACCTTGACCACGGCGCGGGCGACGGCGGACTCGACAGCCTTGGCATCCATGGGCCGTGATCCTGCCACCCGGCCCGCACCGCCCACGAGGAGGCTCTCCCTCAGGTGAGAGCCTGCTCCGCGTCGTGCTGTCCGGAGACGCAGAACAGGTTGCCGTCGGGGTCGGTGAGGGTCACCCAGCGGAAGTTCTCGTCGCCACGCCGCTCCACGAGTGCGGCACCTGCCGCGACGAGCTCGTCGACCGCGCCGTCGAGGTCGGCCGCCGCGAGGTCGAGGTGGATCCGGTTCTTTCCCGGGGTGGCGTCCTCGACCTGCTGGAAGCCCAGCAGTGCCGGCAGGCCACCCCCACCGAGAATGACGAACTCGCCGCCGAAGTCCTGCACCACCTCGGCGCCGAACCGCTCCGCCCACCAGGTCGCGAGCGGCATGGCCGCCGGGGTGTCGATCGTGATCATGCCGATGCTCAGGGTCATGCCGGCGACCGTACCCGCGCCCGCCGACACGGGTCGAGCAGCACGAGACCCCGCCTCCCTCGCGGGAGACGGGGTCTCGGTGTGGCGCTGGGTGCCGGTCAGCGACCGGCGGTGATCACTTGGTGATCTTGACGACGCGGCCGGCGCCGACGGTGCGGCCACCCTCGCGGATGGCGAAGCGCAGGCCCTCGTCCATCGCGATGGGCTGGATGAGCTCGACCGACATCTCGGTGTTGTCACCCGGCATGACCATCTCGGTGCCCTCGGGAAGGGTCACGACACCGGTCACGTCAGTCGTACGGAAGTAGAACTGCGGGCGGTAGTTGTTGAAGAACGGCGTGTGACGGCCGCCCTCGTCCTTCGAGAGGATGTAGACCGAGGCCTCGAAGTTCGTGTGAGGCGTCGTGGTGCCCGGCTTGATGACGACCATGCCGCGCTCGATGTCCTCGCGCTTGGTGCCACGGAGGAGCAGACCGACGTTCTCGCCCGCCTGGCCCTCGTCGAGCAGCTTGCGGAACATCTCGACACCGGTGACGGTCGACTTCTGGGCGGTCTCGCGGATGCCGATGATCTCGACCTCCTCGTTGACCTTGACGATGCCGCGCTCGATGCGACCGGTGATGACGGTGCCACGACCGGTGATCGTGAAGACGTCCTCGACGGGCATGAGGAACGGCTTGTCGGTCTCGCGCTCGGGCGTCGGGATGGACTCGTCCACCGCCGTCATGAGCTCGATGATCGACTCGCCCCACTTCTCGTCGCCCTGGAGGGCCGGGAAGGCGGCAACGCGCACGACGGGGATGTCGTCGCCCGGGAACTCGTACTCGGAGAGGAGCTCGCGCACCTCCATCTCGACGAGCTCGATGAGCTCCTCGTCGT is a window of Nocardioides oleivorans DNA encoding:
- a CDS encoding mismatch-specific DNA-glycosylase, which produces MGFTRAELESFRDTEVPDLLPPPGRPLRLLFVGINPGLWTAATQTHFAHPGNRFYPALLRAGILTAPIDPAAGMSDTDRETLRDRGIGITNVVARATARADELTRDELRAGGALLEELVARRSPRVVAVAGITAYRTAFGDRAAKVGEQPEPWGSSSVFVVPNPSGLNAHETVDSLATAYAAAARAAGVIG
- a CDS encoding alpha/beta hydrolase, which encodes MDAKAVESAVARAVVKVFGRAPDRVQSLVGGRRVNRAGAVLEPEVAAALRLLDALPESDYTQLTAEAARRRVDEEAALFGGRPLPMALVEDVEIPTFAGPITGRRYLAHRDDADRLLVYFHGGGFVVGSLDSHDTVCRFLAEHAGVSVLAVDYRLAPEHPFPAALDDARAAFMFAASKAAAWGHDAHRIGVGGDSAGGNVSAVLCQDLAKAQVHPAFQLLLYPVTDTSRQSASYREFADGFYLTEKQMDWYTERYLGDADRTDPRVSPLLAEDLTGLPPAYVATAGFDPLRDEGEAYARRLAEAGVPVALRRHDSLIHAFVSTTGVGRSGREAVLEACGAIRMGLGAGLRRHAPR
- a CDS encoding VOC family protein translates to MTLSIGMITIDTPAAMPLATWWAERFGAEVVQDFGGEFVILGGGGLPALLGFQQVEDATPGKNRIHLDLAAADLDGAVDELVAAGAALVERRGDENFRWVTLTDPDGNLFCVSGQHDAEQALT
- a CDS encoding NAD-dependent succinate-semialdehyde dehydrogenase — protein: MTSNDSVITSVPTRLLIGGEWVDATGGATFEVTNPANDEVLASIADATPADGERALAAAAGAQAEWRATEPRKRGEILRSAFELLTERADDFARLMTLEMGKALPEAKGEVAYGAEFFRWFSEEAVRIHGRYAEAPAGNTRLITMKGPVGPTLMITPWNFPLAMGTRKIGPAIAAGCTMVVKPAAETPLTMLALAALLEEVGLPKGVLNVVTTTDSGGVCEPIIKDSRLRKLTFTGSTAVGKKLVAQAADQLLRVSMELGGNAPFIVFGDADLDAAVDGAMLAKMRNIGEACTSANRFLVHSAVAEEFAEKLAARMGAMKVGDGTQEGVEVGPLITEKARTGVHELVEDAVSAGAQAVVGGAIPEGPGHFYPPTVLVDVPATARVLREEIFGPVAPITTFDSEEEAIASANDTEYGLVAYVFSKTHARVLRVSEALEFGMVGLNTGIVSNPAAPFGGVKHSGFGREGGFEGIEEYLETKYVGSAL
- a CDS encoding VOC family protein translates to MITNLSLVSVWVKDIDESLAFYTDVLGFEVGDDLQLGPDFRWCTVFHPKQPEIHLHLTTPSGPLPDYLIEAMRRAQDEGGLPGVGMDVDDCRATYEELKAKGVEFLQEPEERPYGVEALMRDNSGNWMVLVERREFTPEDFEGVDLG
- a CDS encoding aspartate aminotransferase family protein yields the protein MGTAIDRARLATLHADEEQRFIDLHPTSARLAAEAGEHLLAGVPMPWMTRWPGSFPLFVESAGGGRFTDVDGIAYVDLCLGDTGSMTGHCLPAVADAVRERTERGITTMLPSTDAAWVAAELSRRFGLPRWQMAMTATDANRFVLRFARHLTGRPRIAVMDWCYHGTVDETLGVLEHGRAGDRVVPRPGALGPQVDVSVTTAVVPFNDLDALDARLAEGDVACLLMEPALTNIGIVLPDDGYLAGVREITRRHGVLLVNDETHTICAGPGGATAAWDLEPDLVVIGKPIGGGIPVAAYGMSAEVAARLEGPMLGHDIDVAGVGGTLSGSALAMAAVRATLSTALRQEDFDVAIPLAESFTDGIRGVIDEHGLPWHVQRLGCRAEYWFCPPPRGGAEAAAAVDEELDAFFHLWTVNRGVLLAPFHNMSLFSPFHTRADVDAHTSAFRGAVEALLG
- the tuf gene encoding elongation factor Tu, with the protein product MAKAKFERTKPHVNIGTIGHIDHGKTTLTAAITKVLHDKYPNLNEASAFDQIDKAPEERQRGITISIAHVEYQTEARHYAHVDCPGHADYIKNMITGAAQMDGAILVVAATDGPMPQTREHVLLARQVGVPALVVALNKCDMVDDEELIELVEMEVRELLSEYEFPGDDIPVVRVAAFPALQGDEKWGESIIELMTAVDESIPTPERETDKPFLMPVEDVFTITGRGTVITGRIERGIVKVNEEVEIIGIRETAQKSTVTGVEMFRKLLDEGQAGENVGLLLRGTKREDIERGMVVIKPGTTTPHTNFEASVYILSKDEGGRHTPFFNNYRPQFYFRTTDVTGVVTLPEGTEMVMPGDNTEMSVELIQPIAMDEGLRFAIREGGRTVGAGRVVKITK
- a CDS encoding helix-turn-helix domain-containing protein → MTGQRRVPGDVLVHLRRARDHLDRHFDEPFDLDHLAGLAGMSRFHFARSFATTYRTTPAAYLAARRVERAQDLLRGANLTVTEVCHAVGYSSLGSFSSRFREIVGESPSDFQRRYAVAGNPRIPGCYVFMAGLVERGRATQEKQDDAGRS